From a region of the Lactuca sativa cultivar Salinas chromosome 4, Lsat_Salinas_v11, whole genome shotgun sequence genome:
- the LOC111899692 gene encoding putative 12-oxophytodienoate reductase 11: MAEKEGEKQVDEGKIPLLTPYKMCNFELSHRVVLAPLTRLRSYGNVPQPHAILYYSQRTTKGGLLISEATDVSDTAQGYPETPGIWTKEQVEAWKPIVDAVHAKGGIFFCQIWHVGRVSNTGFQPNGQAPISSTDKQLFPQLRSNGIEAAQCTPPRKLTTEEIPLVVNDFRLAARNAIEAGFDGIEIHGAHGYLIEQFMKDQVNDRTDQYGGSLQNRCRFALEIVEAIVNEIGPDRVGIRLTPFTDYMDAGDSNPEALGIYMAESLNKYRILYCHMVEPRWKVEGENVETPHSLAPMRKAFNGTFISAGGYEMEDGNTAVAENRTDLVAYGRLFLANPDLPKRFELKAPLNKYNRETFYTSDPVIGYTDYPFLDSRD; the protein is encoded by the exons ATGGCCGAGAAAGAAGGAGAAAAACAAGTCGATGAAGGAAAAATCCCTCTTCTCACACCCTACAAAATGTGTAACTTTGAGCTTTCTCACAG AGTCGTTTTGGCACCTCTAACAAGGCTGAGATCCTATGGGAATGTCCCTCAGCCACATGCAATCTTATATTATTCACAAAGAACAACAAAAGGAGGCCTTCTTATTTCAGAAGCCACTGACGTTTCCGACACTGCCCAAGG GTATCCAGAAACACCAGGTATATGGACAAAGGAACAAGTGGAGGCATGGAAGCCAATTGTGGATGCTGTTCATGCAAAAGGCGGAATCTTCTTCTGTCAAATTTGGCATGTTGGAAGGGTTTCAAATACCG GTTTTCAGCCAAATGGACAAGCCCCAATATCTTCCACAGACAAACAACTATTTCCTCAACTGCGAAGCAATGGCATTGAAGCTGCACAATGTACACCTCCAAGGAAGCTAACTACAGAGGAGATTCCGCTTGTTGTTAATGATTTCAGACTTGCTGCAAGAAATGCAATTGAAGCTG GTTTTGATGGAATTGAAATCCACGGCGCTCATGGTTACCTGATCGAGCAATTCATGAAAGACCAAGTAAACGACCGGACTGACCAATACGGCGGATCTTTACAAAACCGCTGCCGATTCGCTCTAGAAATCGTCGAGGCGATCGTCAACGAGATCGGACCGGACCGAGTCGGGATCCGACTCACCCCGTTCACGGATTACATGGATGCCGGCGATTCAAATCCAGAAGCTTTAGGGATTTACATGGCGGAATCTCTGAATAAATATCGGATTCTTTATTGTCATATGGTGGAACCAAGGTGGAAAGTGGAAGGCGAAAACGTAGAAACTCCGCATAGTCTTGCCCCGATGAGGAAAGCGTTCAATGGGACGTTTATTTCGGCCGGCGGGTATGAGATGGAAGACGGGAATACGGCGGTGGCGGAGAATCGGACGGATCTTGTTGCTTATGGGCGGTTGTTTTTGGCGAATCCGGATTTGCCGAAACGGTTTGAGCTTAAGGCTCCACTTAATAAGTACAATCGGGAGACATTTTATACGTCTGATCCTGTTATTGGCTATACTGATTATCCGTTTCTCGATTCTCGAGACTAA